The window GGATTGGTCTTATACATACGATCCAGCACCATTATCTTCTCTGAAAAaacacaaccaaaacaaaaaacccatccaAATCATTATACAAGCCATTTATCTTTTGCTGGTTTTGATTGGGACGTGCGATCCTTTCACATTGAGGTTCTCCACAGAAACTTCGGGTTTTCTGGATCCTGCAATCAGTGGTTTTGGGTGGGGTTTCTCCctgaaacaaaaaaccaaaaacacaatcAAAACCATTGTATgatacttggaaaaaaaaaaactggctaaTGCATCATATTGTTCACCATTTATGAAATACATAATGGataatttagttatttttatgTAAGCctttattatatgtattttaGCTGTTTTACAACTTAGAAACACCCTCTGCTGGTAAAACTACTAACATGtttcagtggatgagaaacttTAGCAGCCTAGGCTTTTTGTTGAGTTTATTGTGTACCTATGTATTTGATAAGAGACAGCTGCAAAATGGCATGTAGGCAGAactcactgaagtgaatgggagctgtgCCTGATTAAAAACAGCTGTAATCAAGAGCTGGATTTGTCTCAGTTTACATGAGCACAACTTGCCCATGGAATACTGCAGGAGGGGCAAATGCAGCTTCTGCAGTGTGGCAGTGTTTCCCCTCTAGAACTATGCAGAAGTGACACATGGAAAGCACTCTGCCCGGTTTGGGAAAAGGTGAAGCAAGGACTAGTGCTTCTTATCACAGTATTCCCTACTCACTTCAGAAATTAGTTTGAGTCAACATTAACTCTTGCTGCATATCCTCCATGGTTGATACCAAGCAGCTGACAAAGGCAGCATACCTCCTACTAGAGTTATGCTGATAAGAAAAGACCAAAAGAGCAGCACAAGGAAAACAATCTACGCAGGACAGACACCTGCATCCATAGATATGGGGCATGCTCCTTCCAACAGATTCCCTGGTCTCTGGGGTTGGATGGCCTTGTCTCCTCCTGAACCTGTGCATCTCACCACAGGAGATACTGCCAGGAGAGGAATACAGAAATTTTCTGccttttcctgctccttttcTCAAGGGGATGGACCAATCCACCTCTGAGTAAAGAGTTAAGGATTCAGCCTTAATGCAGTGAACCCAATTTGCATGtgatcagttctctctctctctctctctctctctcattgtttGAGATAAAAATATACttatctaaaaaaataaaatggtaaaatTTACAAGTCGAAATATAACCAAATAGGTTAAATGGTCAAAACTTCTGAAAGCCACACCTAGTATTTCCTCAAATTTTAGTTATATCAAAATACTACTCTGAATTACACTTCAGCTACATAATCTCTGAAGCAGAGAGTAAGTATATAATTTCTTCTCAAGGTTCCTAACAGGAAGTTCTTATTAATGAAATAggcatagggtttttttttttattattaaaagaaaataagcttATCAGCATAATTAGAGCCATTACAAAAATTATTTCTACCTCCTTGATGCATCTTCCCTGCTTATATGACGGTTACTTCTGTGTTTTGGAGCTTCTAAATTGCATCTAGCTCCAGATGTTCCAAACTTCATAATCTCCTTCTGCCATTCCTCATCAAATATGTGGGCCTCAGCTGCAAACAgttacaaacatttttgtttaaacttgATGAAAACATAGGAGAGAGTATTTAGCTACAATTGCTACATCACTAACCAAAGCAATTGCATTAAAACACCAAGTTTTGTAACTggaatttttatataatttaatatattaatgTCCATTCAAAACCATAAAACATTACACTCAGATTACCCTCAAGTAtgaccaacccccacccccaatagtattttcaaaagtgactgctgATTTTGGGATCCTCACATTTTAGGTGTTCAACTTGACACCCACTGAAGGGGTCAGATCAACAAATCAGCACTTCCTAAAAAATCAGGTGTGTGCTGGAAGACTTACATTCATCCAAGTTGataaattcttgatttagttctcgATCACCAGTTTTGTTGTTCTTTGATTTTTTAATTACATGGGCACGATCATGAATGTGATGACCAACAGCCATTTTTTCCAGCCCACTTTCAGAATCTTTAAGTGCTTTTCTAGTCTCTTTGATCTGCTCAAAGAAGGGAAATTATATTGTAATTGCTACTTCAATTGAAAAAGTGGATTATCCAAATTAGTTTTcagagttttattttaaactcaaaataaatttgctttaaaatgaagTTTATGAAAAAAACAGATGCTTCCTATTGAATCTATTTTTGTTGCACAGGTTGAAAGACTGATAGCTCAAACAAAGTATCGAGAAAACAATACTCATCCCACTGTTAGCAGACAGGAAAGATAATATTACCACCCAACGTTTTTTAAGAAGAGAATATGCATGCAGGTTATTATTAATTGTTTCAAAATCTGTCAGAGCCCAGCCTAAATATAACCCCTGCAGAGAGTCTTAAACATTCTCCTTGACAACAGAACAGATAAGTATGTGTTGGTATTCTCTACATGAAAGGGCAAC of the Dermochelys coriacea isolate rDerCor1 chromosome 9, rDerCor1.pri.v4, whole genome shotgun sequence genome contains:
- the MLF1 gene encoding myeloid leukemia factor 1 isoform X2, with the translated sequence MRQMLRSFSDPFGRDPFLSITEGGERARDQRGHRDSQVALRGNQRNSVFKDPFFAMDRTISNMRNSMLELQRNFDHLSFNPDAHSFSSSSVMTYSKIGDEPPKVFQASAQTRTAPGGIKETRKALKDSESGLEKMAVGHHIHDRAHVIKKSKNNKTGDRELNQEFINLDESEAHIFDEEWQKEIMKFGTSGARCNLEAPKHRSNRHISREDASRREKPHPKPLIAGSRKPEVSVENLNVKGSHVPIKTSKR